In Deinococcus proteolyticus MRP, a single genomic region encodes these proteins:
- a CDS encoding aspartate kinase has product MSHSLLVMKFGGTNMQDAAAIRHSASLAARWARQGVKVVVVVSAMAGVTNALLSIADAAETGDIAAANDSLAEIRHRHMAAAGELGGRPDSATVRELRELLETLRQAIYGVYLLRELSPRSRDLIVAFGERLSAPLMSLALEGLELRAHHLTGGAAGILTDRHFGGARPLPQSAERIRDRLGGLLDAGVTPVVAGFMGETEGGSVTTLGRGGTDYSATILAEALRADEVWAWKDVDGVMTADPRVVPDAQNIEVLSYGEVMELAYFGAKVLHPLAVTPLQDSGIPLRVKSAADPDFPGTLVQRETHNTPGRPVKAVTAIRNVSLINVTGAGVLGVPEVVSSLFGAIARENITLLMVSQSSSMSNVSLAIPDADAARAMEALRHSATGELTYEQQTGKAVLAIVGGGMRGQLGVSARMFTALAEAQTNILMISQGSSELNVSVAIENTEVDAATRAVHAAFGLGGPAEA; this is encoded by the coding sequence ATGTCTCATTCGCTGCTGGTCATGAAATTCGGTGGAACCAACATGCAGGACGCGGCCGCCATTCGCCATTCGGCCTCGCTGGCGGCACGCTGGGCGCGGCAGGGGGTCAAGGTGGTGGTCGTCGTCTCCGCCATGGCCGGCGTCACCAACGCGCTGCTGAGCATTGCCGACGCTGCCGAAACCGGCGATATCGCCGCTGCCAACGACTCGCTGGCCGAAATCCGCCACCGCCACATGGCCGCCGCCGGCGAGTTGGGGGGGCGCCCGGACAGCGCCACCGTGCGCGAGCTGCGTGAACTGCTCGAAACGTTGCGGCAGGCCATCTACGGGGTGTACCTGCTGCGCGAACTCAGCCCGCGCTCACGCGACCTGATCGTGGCGTTTGGCGAGCGTCTCAGCGCCCCGCTGATGAGCCTGGCGCTGGAAGGCCTGGAGCTGCGGGCCCACCACCTGACCGGCGGCGCGGCCGGCATTCTGACCGACCGCCATTTCGGCGGCGCCCGCCCGCTGCCGCAGAGTGCCGAGCGTATCCGCGACCGCCTGGGCGGCCTGCTGGACGCCGGCGTCACCCCGGTCGTGGCCGGCTTCATGGGCGAGACCGAAGGCGGCTCGGTCACCACTCTGGGCCGGGGCGGCACCGACTACAGCGCCACCATCCTGGCCGAAGCCCTGCGGGCCGACGAGGTGTGGGCCTGGAAGGACGTGGACGGCGTGATGACCGCCGACCCCCGCGTGGTGCCCGACGCCCAGAACATCGAAGTGCTCAGCTACGGCGAGGTGATGGAGCTGGCCTATTTCGGGGCGAAAGTGCTGCACCCGCTGGCGGTGACCCCGCTGCAGGACAGCGGCATTCCCCTGCGCGTGAAGAGCGCGGCCGACCCCGATTTCCCCGGCACCCTGGTGCAGCGCGAGACGCACAATACCCCTGGCCGCCCGGTCAAGGCCGTCACGGCCATCCGCAATGTCAGCCTGATTAATGTGACCGGCGCTGGCGTGCTGGGCGTGCCGGAAGTGGTGTCCAGCCTGTTCGGGGCCATCGCCCGCGAGAACATCACCCTCCTGATGGTGTCGCAGAGCAGTTCCATGAGCAACGTCTCGCTGGCGATTCCCGATGCCGACGCGGCGCGGGCCATGGAAGCGCTGCGGCACTCTGCGACCGGCGAGCTGACCTACGAGCAGCAGACCGGCAAGGCGGTCCTGGCCATCGTGGGCGGCGGTATGCGCGGTCAACTGGGCGTCTCGGCGCGGATGTTCACGGCGCTGGCCGAAGCCCAGACCAACATCCTGATGATTTCGCAGGGGTCCAGCGAGCTGAACGTGTCGGTGGCGATCGAAAATACCGAGGTGGACGCCGCCACCCGCGCCGTTCATGCGGCCTTCGGGCTGGGGGGGCCTGCCGAAGCGTAA
- a CDS encoding SMI1/KNR4 family protein, with the protein MEYLGVTFIPLDETKLTPQELADFEAHYGQRIPDTLRELFQQTNNALVENCVLDIPALEGGVMPEGWAGVGEYGMTYRIESAGSFLPPGMLPFADDPSGSLSAVKMDGQREAGVFFFDHEEVDEDGYFVSYRVADTVAELLEMMRQALE; encoded by the coding sequence ATGGAATATCTCGGAGTCACCTTTATCCCGCTGGATGAGACGAAACTGACCCCGCAGGAGCTGGCCGACTTCGAGGCACACTACGGCCAGCGTATTCCTGACACGCTTAGGGAACTGTTTCAGCAGACGAATAACGCTCTGGTTGAGAACTGCGTGCTGGACATTCCCGCGCTGGAAGGCGGCGTCATGCCTGAAGGCTGGGCAGGTGTTGGCGAATACGGCATGACCTACCGCATAGAGAGTGCTGGAAGCTTCCTGCCGCCTGGCATGCTGCCTTTCGCGGACGATCCCAGCGGCAGCCTATCCGCCGTCAAGATGGACGGCCAGCGAGAAGCCGGGGTTTTCTTTTTCGACCATGAAGAGGTGGACGAGGACGGGTATTTCGTGTCCTACCGGGTGGCGGACACCGTCGCGGAGTTGCTGGAGATGATGCGGCAGGCCCTGGAATAA
- a CDS encoding thioredoxin domain-containing protein, with protein MKPHMSFLVAALLLPGAQAQLWNTPQATASQPLLRSFKAEGDVLTHGQTRAELDRIGQRVIGVYVRAPKANTEDVARAILSAWGAPEDAVPDLKGVLDDPGFQQQAQQLFEEVSEDGGSAVYVRLQDGTWQAYTALKVYPHSAFPQVSAPLGNDGAPARLNIVSDYQCPYCNQLWNSASMAEWRSKPGVYRLNYHHFPLSFHPLALPAAQFSECAAQQGRFWEFSDAVNADFAHWTQQPEAEARQSFTRYAVSAGVTQAELDKCLAQDRSRDIMATADQLQRQLNVRGTPSVYLNGIKLNNYNDAAQIRAIRAVTEAGPGAEKVIEQRLKGLR; from the coding sequence ATGAAGCCCCACATGTCCTTTCTGGTGGCCGCACTGCTGCTGCCCGGCGCCCAGGCTCAGCTCTGGAATACCCCACAGGCGACCGCCAGTCAGCCGCTGCTGCGAAGCTTCAAGGCCGAGGGCGACGTGCTGACACATGGGCAGACCCGCGCCGAACTGGACCGCATCGGGCAGCGGGTTATCGGCGTGTATGTCAGGGCCCCTAAGGCCAACACCGAGGACGTGGCCCGCGCCATCCTGAGTGCCTGGGGCGCACCGGAGGACGCCGTACCGGACCTGAAGGGCGTGCTGGACGACCCCGGATTTCAGCAGCAGGCACAGCAGCTCTTCGAGGAAGTGAGTGAGGACGGCGGCAGCGCCGTGTACGTGCGCCTGCAGGACGGCACCTGGCAGGCCTACACGGCCCTCAAGGTGTACCCGCACAGCGCTTTCCCGCAAGTCAGCGCTCCGCTGGGGAATGACGGTGCCCCAGCACGCCTGAACATCGTCAGCGACTATCAGTGCCCGTACTGCAACCAGCTCTGGAACAGTGCCAGCATGGCCGAGTGGCGCAGCAAACCGGGCGTATACCGGCTGAACTACCACCACTTCCCGCTGTCGTTTCATCCGCTGGCCCTCCCGGCGGCGCAGTTCTCGGAGTGCGCGGCGCAGCAGGGGCGCTTCTGGGAGTTCTCGGACGCGGTCAATGCCGACTTTGCCCACTGGACCCAGCAGCCGGAGGCCGAAGCCCGTCAGAGCTTCACGCGCTACGCCGTATCTGCCGGGGTCACGCAGGCCGAGCTGGACAAGTGCCTGGCGCAGGACCGTAGCCGGGACATCATGGCGACGGCTGACCAGCTTCAGCGGCAACTGAACGTGCGCGGCACGCCCTCGGTGTACCTGAACGGCATCAAGCTGAACAACTACAACGACGCAGCGCAGATTCGCGCCATCCGTGCCGTGACCGAAGCCGGGCCGGGGGCGGAAAAGGTGATTGAGCAGCGGCTGAAGGGGCTACGGTAA
- a CDS encoding sucrose-specific PTS transporter subunit IIBC, giving the protein MNEYGQAAADILTALGGRDNIRAATHCATRLRLVLNDESKVDQAALDALPITKGTFSNAGQFQIVLGTGTVNRVYEEFVQQSGVQEVSKQEAGALGAEAGNPVQRLVKLLSDIFVPIIPAIVAGGLLMGLNNLLVAPDLFFKGKSLIEAYPQYADLAAIINMFANAPFVFLPILIGFSATRIFGGNPYLGAALAMIMVHPDLLNAYGYGAAKLEGTVPTWNLLGLSIEKVGYQGTVLPVLVLSWILANLEKFFRRIVPAALDLILTPLLSLFITGILIFAFVGPLTRLLGDGITAGLTWLYDTAGPLGAGLFGLFYAPIVITGMHHSFIAIETQLLADIVRTGGSFIFPIAAMSNMAQGGATFAAAMTTRDQKLKGVASAAGVSAVLGITEPAMFGVNLKLRYPFYAAMLGAGLASAFITFFGTKAVALGAAGIPGIISIKADTIVPYIIGMVISFGVAFVGTLLLARTRFNPDLAAPVEVAAPAETTLVATTPATVAETAPVSQVVTPSAAAPVVETVAAPATAADPRLTGWVMPLEGRVLPLGEVPDPVFGSGMMGPGFAIEPASGEVRAPLGGVVETVFPTGHAVGLKTDSGLEILIHVGIDTVNLNGQGFTPLVKQGERVSAGQPLLRADLNAIRPQVPSLVTPVILTNLAEGQRVEVSGGQVTLV; this is encoded by the coding sequence ATGAACGAATACGGACAAGCCGCCGCCGACATCCTCACGGCCCTCGGTGGGCGTGACAATATCCGCGCCGCCACCCACTGCGCCACCCGGCTGCGGCTGGTGCTGAACGACGAGAGCAAGGTGGACCAGGCCGCGCTCGACGCCCTGCCCATCACCAAGGGCACTTTCTCCAACGCGGGGCAGTTCCAGATTGTGCTGGGCACGGGCACCGTCAACCGCGTGTACGAGGAATTCGTGCAGCAGTCGGGCGTGCAGGAGGTCAGCAAGCAGGAGGCGGGCGCGCTGGGGGCCGAAGCGGGCAACCCGGTGCAGCGCCTCGTGAAGCTGCTCTCCGACATCTTCGTGCCGATTATCCCCGCCATCGTCGCGGGCGGTCTGCTGATGGGCCTGAACAACCTGCTGGTGGCGCCCGACCTGTTCTTCAAGGGCAAGAGCCTGATTGAGGCTTACCCGCAGTACGCCGACCTGGCGGCCATCATCAACATGTTCGCCAATGCGCCGTTCGTGTTCCTGCCCATCCTGATTGGCTTTTCGGCCACCCGGATTTTCGGCGGGAACCCTTACCTCGGCGCAGCGCTCGCCATGATTATGGTTCACCCCGACCTGCTCAACGCCTACGGCTACGGCGCGGCCAAGCTGGAAGGGACGGTGCCGACCTGGAACCTGCTGGGCCTCAGCATCGAAAAAGTTGGCTATCAGGGCACCGTGCTGCCGGTGCTGGTGCTGTCGTGGATTCTGGCGAACCTGGAAAAATTCTTCCGCCGCATCGTCCCTGCCGCGCTCGACCTGATTCTGACGCCGCTGCTCTCGCTGTTTATCACCGGCATCCTGATCTTCGCCTTCGTCGGGCCGCTGACCCGCCTGCTGGGTGACGGCATCACGGCGGGCCTCACCTGGCTGTACGACACGGCGGGGCCGCTTGGCGCGGGACTGTTCGGGCTGTTCTACGCGCCCATCGTGATTACGGGGATGCACCACTCGTTCATCGCCATCGAGACGCAACTGCTGGCCGACATCGTCCGCACCGGGGGTTCGTTCATCTTCCCCATCGCCGCGATGTCGAACATGGCGCAGGGCGGGGCCACCTTCGCTGCGGCCATGACCACCCGCGACCAGAAACTCAAGGGCGTAGCCTCGGCGGCGGGCGTATCTGCCGTGCTGGGCATCACCGAACCCGCCATGTTCGGGGTGAACCTCAAGCTGCGTTACCCCTTCTACGCCGCCATGCTGGGTGCGGGGCTGGCCTCGGCCTTCATCACTTTCTTCGGCACCAAAGCGGTGGCACTCGGCGCGGCGGGCATCCCCGGCATCATCTCCATCAAGGCCGACACCATCGTGCCCTACATCATCGGCATGGTGATTTCGTTCGGGGTGGCGTTTGTGGGCACGCTGCTGCTGGCCCGCACCCGCTTCAATCCGGACCTGGCCGCGCCCGTGGAAGTGGCGGCTCCGGCGGAAACTACGCTGGTGGCTACTACGCCCGCAACGGTGGCTGAGACGGCACCCGTCAGTCAGGTGGTGACGCCGTCCGCCGCTGCACCGGTGGTCGAGACAGTCGCTGCTCCCGCCACTGCTGCGGACCCCCGCTTGACCGGCTGGGTGATGCCGCTGGAAGGCCGCGTGCTGCCGCTGGGCGAAGTGCCTGACCCGGTCTTCGGTTCCGGCATGATGGGACCGGGTTTTGCGATTGAACCGGCCAGCGGTGAGGTGCGGGCACCGCTCGGCGGCGTGGTCGAGACGGTCTTCCCTACCGGCCACGCCGTGGGCCTGAAGACCGACAGCGGGCTGGAAATTCTGATTCATGTGGGCATCGATACCGTGAACCTGAACGGTCAGGGTTTCACGCCGCTGGTCAAGCAGGGCGAGCGGGTCAGCGCCGGGCAGCCGCTGCTGCGGGCCGACCTGAATGCCATCCGCCCACAGGTGCCCAGCCTGGTCACGCCGGTCATCCTGACCAACCTTGCCGAAGGGCAGCGGGTCGAGGTCAGCGGCGGACAGGTCACGCTGGTCTAA
- a CDS encoding carbohydrate kinase family protein → MIYAIGEALIDFVPQPNGDFSPQVGGAPLNVAAAVARLGGQSSLITQLGADAFGGQIVRAAQAAGVDTAHIRRTDAAKTGLAFVTLQPDGERSFSFYRDPSADMLYAPEQLSVQPRAGDWLHFCSVSLLPSPMREAHAEAIQRFREAGGHISFDLNIRLPLWADPNECRAAVWDFLPSAHLVKVSDDELPFVSERGELSDLFVGDVQHVLYTKGRHGAEWHTHAGKLAEVPAFPVQAVDATGAGDAFTGAVLRQWQELGSAEPDAETAAGMLRRAAAVGALTTLKRGALAALPDESQLQGFLAKEQP, encoded by the coding sequence ATGATTTACGCCATCGGAGAGGCCCTGATTGACTTCGTGCCGCAGCCGAACGGCGATTTCAGCCCGCAGGTGGGCGGCGCACCGCTCAACGTCGCCGCTGCTGTCGCGCGTCTGGGCGGACAATCCAGCCTGATAACCCAACTGGGGGCCGACGCTTTTGGCGGCCAGATTGTGCGGGCGGCGCAGGCGGCGGGCGTGGACACCGCGCACATTCGGCGCACGGACGCGGCCAAAACAGGCTTAGCTTTCGTGACCTTGCAGCCGGACGGGGAGCGCTCTTTTTCGTTTTACCGCGACCCCAGCGCCGACATGCTCTACGCGCCCGAGCAACTGAGCGTGCAGCCGCGGGCGGGCGACTGGCTGCATTTCTGCTCGGTGTCGCTGCTGCCCTCGCCTATGCGCGAAGCCCACGCCGAGGCGATTCAGCGCTTTCGGGAGGCGGGGGGCCACATTTCTTTCGACCTGAACATCCGCCTGCCGCTGTGGGCTGACCCGAACGAGTGCCGCGCCGCCGTGTGGGATTTTCTGCCCTCGGCGCACCTCGTCAAAGTCTCGGACGACGAACTGCCTTTCGTGTCGGAGCGCGGCGAACTCTCCGACCTGTTCGTGGGTGACGTGCAGCACGTCCTCTACACCAAAGGCCGCCACGGGGCCGAGTGGCACACCCACGCTGGAAAGTTGGCGGAGGTGCCGGCTTTTCCCGTGCAGGCGGTAGACGCCACCGGAGCAGGCGACGCCTTCACGGGCGCGGTGCTGCGGCAGTGGCAGGAACTGGGCAGCGCTGAACCGGATGCTGAGACGGCGGCAGGGATGCTGCGCCGTGCCGCGGCGGTGGGCGCGCTCACCACCCTGAAACGCGGAGCTTTGGCGGCGCTGCCCGACGAATCGCAACTGCAAGGCTTTCTCGCCAAGGAGCAACCATGA